The genomic interval CCTGACCTGTCCTCAGTAATTAAACTAGTGGTGCAAGCCGGGAATCTTTtgtttagtgtgttttgtttttatttgtttgtttttctctgtttgaCGCCCAGTGGGTTTCTGGTAGTAAATGCAGTCTTGGTTCCTCCAGATATGTTCTTGTCACCAAGCATAAGCGACGCGTGTACGAAATACAATAAATTGCCCCTGCATGCAGGTGTGCGTATTCGCATGGGCGGTGCCGTACCGCTTCCGCTTCGCAGCCAGCGGCTGGAGTGAGATCGCGGGTGTTCTTGCATTCCAGCCTGCGGGAGTTTTGCGGATGCGCTGCTAATTCATAATAACACGCTTATTCTAGCGGCAGGGATTTTTTTCTCTTGCTATGACATAATGTACAATTATGTGGTGAACGTGTCATGTTGCAAAAGAACGATATGCAGCCTAATTATGGGCCGCAAACATCGATGGCTGACCCTGCAAGCTCCCGGCCGATgtgtggaccccccccccccatatatatatattcatcctGTAAAGATTATTGTTGTAGACATTTCAGTAACAGTCAGTCCATCAGTGTATCTCTGCACATGTAAATTAAGATGATTATAAGAAATGTGATCTCAGCAACAGTACAGATAATAATGAGTGATAATATTGGTTCCATTACtgcttgttgttgtttaaatgtgcATGGGATGCGCATACACATGCATGTAAAATGGATTTAATACCTAGTCTAGTTCTTGCTAGTAAAAGAATGAGTCTGTGTTTCCTTGGTAATAAATTACAGAGACTGTGCCAATAAGTTTCTTtctattcctttaaataaaatctCTAACATGAGGAAACAAAAAAGTGATGCTATGACTAAGgtaatgaaacatattttttaggAAACATGCTATTTGTATTCATGAACAGAATAATCTCCTGTATCAACAGTTATACTGAACTATTGGTGTTCGTGCCTGTAAATAACCCTCCCTACTGGGGACAGTGTTGAAGTAACCAGAGGGCTATACTGTCACTCCCGGTTCTGGCACGTCTCTCTTGTGCtgtaagtcattagatccttttgcatggaaggccttggttgcaagggtgtgcggttctttgatggacccagattcagttaaaatgtgtttgcccactgatgatgggaatgagaatgtagagatgggagcccagctaacaagattgaagTTTATGCAGGCATCAagcttttaaagacacacctgtggtggctttgacagactcgctgagagcagaaactgacccaagactgtgacagctactggaagcaggctgatctttgggatacaaactgaacatttgtgaAGCTGCAACagatattgtaatgactgtaatgtgtttttaaagaatgttaaacCAGTAGAAGATATTATtcgcagatctgtgtaaggcctgtgagTGTAGAGTAGCTAAAGTCTAAATAATAACTGACTACAAGGTTTCTTTTCTTAGCAAaaactttgtatattttttctttataattgTCATGAACTGTACTGAGCACTTATATAAAGtatcaaacaaagaaaaaatattcgAGTGAAACTGCTGAAACGCGGAATTGTCTTCCTCTCTTGTATTGTTCTATTTCCAGTTCTCCACATCTGCTTCGGCAGCTTGTCCTCGCTGATGAGGGCTACATCACCCACGCTCAGCATGGGAGGGTGTGTTGCATTGCTACTGTGCGCTGACTGCAAGTACTGCTTTCACCAGCGGCTCCAGAAACTGTTCACGAGTCTGTGCCGGCATTGCCACCTCTGGAACATCTCCTCTTCACTGTTGGTTAGGTGGCTGATCGACTGCTGGAAACTTCTGAGGTGGTAGTGAGGTGAGTGATCTTTGGATTGGAAATTATCGTTCTGTAATGTTGTTCCTAATGAAGGGACACAATTCCACTGGAATACTTGAATGAAGAGCTTAAACACAGTCACACTGTCACCAGTCATTAATgcagttgttttggttttaatcagTGACTCTTCAAGCTTCTGAAGGATATCTCCTGTATTGGGCTGTTTCAGAGGGCTTTTCAATCCTCAGCACCCCACTGCCCTGCCCAGTGCTGGTGGTTTgctatgttgtctgaagtgaacccacctccTGCACCAGTTGAGCAGTGGAAAGTACATCCCTTTTTCCCCACTGTAGGCCTGTAAGTTTTAGGTTTGGTATTTTTTGCGAGCCAACAAAAGAGATGATAATGTGTACATTCCCTGATTCTTTTACTCATGGCTTTCCTattggctgaagtataatgctggctccagaaatCCACCTGCTGTAATTGCAAACTCCCTGGTGGAGACTACGCTACAGTTCTGTGTTTGCTAATAACCCAATGTAGAAAAAGGtcatgaaacaacaaaatgaggaaGATACAATTGCAGCATTCCCTACTTGAAACAGTCTGACTTTCTCTCCTGTTtgtattttccaggttccagaaCAGCAGTTAAAGTAAGGGCGAGCAGTGACTGCGGGAATGGTGTCACCAAGTCAGGAGGATTTTGAATACTCCAGCGAACACGCAGAGGAAAGAAACTATATCTCTGATCTGACTGAgggaagagtttcagttggtCACGAAACCTTGCATCACACCAGCGAATtgacacaggagagaaaccgtatcagtgttctgactgtgggatgaGGTTTAATCAGTCAGGACCccttaaaacacaccagcgaactcacacaggagagaaaccatatcgctgtGACTGTGGAAAGATGTTCATTTCATCAACAAACCTTGTATCACACCAGcgaacacttttcacaatatatccgagtgGGTTTTGAATCCCCTTTCTCAATTATAACCTGCTTTTAATCTGGATCCCATCAGGCAATAAGGGAGATGATTCTTTTTCACAATTACCTGGAAATGGCACAGAAAGGAACGAAGGCTGTGCGGATAAAGCGCTCCACTTAACAAACCGGACTCATCTGGACCGAGCAGCGCCATCCACCTACAGCGTGGTAACAGCATCTACAAGAGCACGTGAGCTGCAAGGCAGGCTGGTGTGTTAAAATGTGACACTTCTCACAGCAAACAGTACTTTCAAATACATGCTGAACAGACACCTTTGTGTTGTGTGAAATATGACAGGGGCATGTCTACTGTGCATCCTGCTTACTTACAGGTAGAGGAGGATATAATATAAGCACACCCAAACCAGAAGAAAACCCATCCATcaaatacagtgtattttattaatgttttgttttgttactgtgtgcGCTATGAATGTGTGTTAACATTgtgcaaaaatgaatacaataatcCTTTAAATGTGAGTCGAAATTAACCGGTTAAAACCGCAGACAGATAAGTGAGCTCATTGAGGGCGTGTCTGTGGTAAAGGCGCTCATTCTAGGACTGGGAATTTCAACCAGGTCCGCTTAGTACTCATATCACTCAGACTCGCTGGTTGTTTCTCATTTCAACTTGAAATTTTGTGCTGTTGTTGTAGAGATGTCTGGTCGTGGCAAGGGAGGTAAAGGACTCGGGAAAGGAGGCGCTAAGCGTCATCGCAAAGTGCTCCGTGATAACATCCAGGGCATCACCAAGCCTGCTATCCGCCGCCTGGCTCGCCGCGGAGGAGTGAAGCGAATCTCCGGGCTGATCTATGAGGAGACCCGCGGGGTGCTGAAGGTGTTCCTGGAGAATGTGATCCGGGATGCCGTCACCTACACTGAGCACGCCAAGAGAAAGACCGTCACCGCTATGGATGTGGTGTACGCGCTGAAGCGCCAGGGGCGCACTCTCTACGGGTTCGGGGGCTAGAGATTTGGACGCGAAACACGAAcacaaaggctcttttaagagccgCCCACCGTTTCATTTAAGGAGCTTTGAATTATAAATCAAACTGCACTTAGGAAAACAGTGTAATGTTTAAAAGGGGAGGAATGCGTCTTTATTAACTATGTTTTACGTTGTTTACAAGGATTTTGGTTTCggtgttttttttaactggcacCGGTAACTGGTGTTTTATTGCTTATTTCACGCCGTGTTTCTCAATTCTTTCTCAGTTTAAACTACGTTGTAGATTTCTGGAGCCTTTCAACACAGATCTGGATCTTTTGATGAAAcgtttaattatgtaattgaataaattgaatggaataaaataaaagtaacccTTCGTGTTAACAATCCACGAGCTCTGTTAAACCGAGCCCCCCCCTTGTGCAGAATTAAAGCCcggtaacatttttaaatcttaccCAATTTAGTTTTCCTAAACCagtaaaataaaagcagtaaatcTTGACCAAAGTTTATTGAATCCACAGCATCGTCTTTTCTGAATTCGAGGCGAAGTATCACCGTTCAAGCTGCTGTGAAACAATCGCTCTCTTAAACAAGCACGAAGTCAAGAAGCATCGATATTGATATTGAGTTTCAACACGTTTAATGAGCGCAACAGAGCGCCCCGGGGTTCACAATATATCTGTATTTGTCGTATATTTAAGACGCATCGGGAGTGGGgttcagtattactgtacattgaattattgacgcatttaataaaagaaaaagcaaacatcTGGAGTGACGGTTGTAAAAAAGGCGCCAAGTTCAaatctgaactaaaaaaaaaaccactccgCTCGTGGCAAAGTCACCACCCATTCTTTTGCGTTTAAAGAGCTCAACCAATCACAGCGAAGCACTCCGCCCCCCGGGAGCGTTGGTTGGTTCGTAGTTGAACATTCTCAATGTAAAGGATTGTTGGGTAGTAATTTGCATACAGGCTGTATAAATACCGGCGCTGTGGGGCTGGCTACTCATTCATCTTTGAGCTGCATCAGAGAAAGAAAATGCCAGAACCGAAAGCTGCACCCGCGCCGAAGAAAGGCTCCAAGAAGGCTGTTGCCAAGAGCCAGCCTAAGGGAGGAAAGAAGCGCAGAAAGAGCAGGAAGGAGAGCTACGCGATCTACGTGTACAAAGTGCTGAAGCAGGTCCACCCCGACACCGGCATCTCCTCCAAAGCGATGGGCATCATGAACTCGTTCGTCAACGACATTTTCGAGCGCATCGCCGGCGAGTCGTCCCGCCTGGCTCACTACAACAAGCGCTCCACCATCACTTCCCGGGAGATCCAGACAGCCGTGCGCCTCCTGCTGCCCGGAGAGCTGGCCAAGCAC from Polyodon spathula isolate WHYD16114869_AA unplaced genomic scaffold, ASM1765450v1 scaffolds_2984, whole genome shotgun sequence carries:
- the LOC121311125 gene encoding histone H2B 5-like, which gives rise to MPEPKAAPAPKKGSKKAVAKSQPKGGKKRRKSRKESYAIYVYKVLKQVHPDTGISSKAMGIMNSFVNDIFERIAGESSRLAHYNKRSTITSREIQTAVRLLLPGELAKHAVSEGTKAVTKYTSSK
- the LOC121311126 gene encoding histone H4, encoding MSGRGKGGKGLGKGGAKRHRKVLRDNIQGITKPAIRRLARRGGVKRISGLIYEETRGVLKVFLENVIRDAVTYTEHAKRKTVTAMDVVYALKRQGRTLYGFGG